A single region of the Syntrophotaleaceae bacterium genome encodes:
- the rfaE1 gene encoding D-glycero-beta-D-manno-heptose-7-phosphate kinase: MTRSEVENFLSHLGSIRALVIGDLMLDEYLWGKTERISPEAPVQVVDITREDLRLGGAGNVINNLVALGCQVHVASVLGEGRDGELLREMLNGIGVDTTGLLWDAGRVTSRKTRILASHQQMMRIDRESRVPINTDQEAELTNWIREHAGEFDVILISDYLKGVLTEGLLQSVIAIGKKRSIPVVIDPKGTDYNKYRGATLLTPNRKETEVASRVAITDEESLRLAGRTLLHSLDLETLVVTRSEEGISIFFRDGKEMHLPTEAREVFDVTGAGDTVLSLIGVGLASGLSIENAARMANLAAGIAVSKLGTSTVTVEEIREVFAHQYSDGDAKIKRRDALARILETERQRGKTIVFTNGCFDLLHVGHVKYLQKARLLGDLLVLGLNSDDSIRRLKGPNRPLISEDERAHILSALTCVDYLVVFDEDTPLDLIRLLQPHILVKGGDYTPDTVVGRDLVESYGGRVALIDLVDGRSTTNIIERILDRYEQG; encoded by the coding sequence ATGACTCGTTCAGAAGTGGAAAACTTTCTAAGTCATCTGGGGTCGATTCGGGCGCTGGTGATCGGCGATCTGATGCTTGATGAATACCTGTGGGGCAAGACCGAGCGGATCAGCCCCGAAGCACCGGTCCAGGTAGTGGACATTACCCGGGAAGACCTGCGCCTGGGAGGTGCGGGCAACGTCATCAACAATCTCGTCGCTCTTGGCTGCCAGGTTCATGTCGCCAGCGTGCTGGGCGAAGGCCGGGACGGTGAGCTGCTGCGGGAGATGCTGAACGGCATAGGGGTCGATACGACCGGGCTGCTTTGGGATGCGGGGCGTGTCACCAGCCGCAAAACCCGCATCCTGGCCAGTCATCAGCAGATGATGCGCATCGACCGGGAGAGCCGGGTTCCTATCAACACCGATCAGGAAGCGGAGTTGACAAACTGGATCCGCGAGCATGCTGGAGAGTTCGACGTCATCCTGATCTCCGACTACCTGAAGGGGGTGCTGACCGAGGGGCTGCTGCAGTCCGTCATCGCCATCGGCAAAAAGAGGAGCATCCCAGTCGTCATCGATCCCAAGGGTACAGATTACAACAAATATCGGGGAGCGACACTCCTGACCCCCAACCGCAAGGAAACGGAAGTGGCTTCCAGGGTGGCGATAACCGACGAGGAAAGCCTGCGGTTGGCCGGCCGCACGCTGCTTCATAGCCTGGATCTGGAAACACTGGTCGTGACCCGCAGCGAGGAGGGGATCAGCATCTTTTTCAGGGACGGCAAGGAGATGCATCTGCCCACCGAGGCGCGGGAGGTCTTCGATGTGACCGGCGCGGGCGATACGGTGCTTTCCCTGATCGGGGTTGGTCTGGCCAGCGGTTTGTCCATCGAAAATGCGGCCCGCATGGCGAACCTGGCTGCCGGCATTGCGGTCAGCAAGCTCGGCACTTCGACCGTAACGGTCGAGGAGATCCGCGAGGTTTTTGCCCATCAGTATTCCGACGGGGACGCCAAGATCAAGCGGCGGGATGCCCTGGCACGCATCCTCGAAACCGAGCGCCAGCGCGGCAAAACCATCGTTTTTACCAATGGCTGCTTCGATCTGCTGCATGTCGGACATGTCAAGTATCTGCAGAAGGCCCGCCTCCTGGGCGATCTGCTGGTGCTGGGACTGAATTCGGACGATTCCATCCGGCGGCTCAAGGGGCCCAATCGCCCTCTGATCAGCGAGGACGAAAGGGCGCATATTCTCAGCGCCCTGACCTGCGTCGACTACCTGGTGGTTTTCGACGAGGACACGCCTCTGGACCTGATCCGCCTGCTGCAGCCGCATATCCTGGTCAAGGGAGGGGACTACACCCCCGACACGGTGGTGGGCAGGGATCTGGTGGAAAGCTACGGCGGACGGGTGGCCCTGATCGATCTGGTGGATGGCCGCTCCACCACCAACATCATCGAGCGGATTCTTGACCGATATGAGCAAGGGTGA
- the gmhB gene encoding D-glycero-beta-D-manno-heptose 1,7-bisphosphate 7-phosphatase encodes MSKGETGEPESGKKARAVFLDRDGTLNVEKHYLHRLEDFEFIPGAVEGVSRLKQKGFLVFVVTNQSGVARGYFGLDDVERLHRHVAARFEESGILIDGFYVCPHHPTEGDGDYGVECNCRKGQPGLLLKAAEEHSVDLSRSFMIGDKEADIEAGERAGCTSLLVLTGYGRATAAKISPGRARQFSDLAAAADWILETGCS; translated from the coding sequence ATGAGCAAGGGTGAAACGGGCGAACCCGAAAGCGGAAAAAAGGCACGTGCGGTTTTTCTGGACCGGGACGGAACCCTCAACGTCGAGAAACATTATCTGCACCGGTTGGAGGATTTCGAATTCATCCCGGGGGCGGTCGAGGGGGTCAGTCGCCTCAAGCAGAAGGGCTTCCTGGTGTTTGTCGTCACCAACCAGTCAGGAGTCGCCCGGGGCTATTTCGGGCTCGACGACGTCGAACGGCTGCATCGCCATGTCGCTGCCCGTTTTGAAGAAAGCGGAATCCTGATAGACGGCTTCTACGTCTGTCCTCACCATCCAACAGAAGGGGATGGGGACTACGGAGTCGAATGCAACTGCCGCAAGGGTCAACCAGGTCTGTTGTTGAAGGCTGCCGAAGAGCATTCGGTCGATCTGAGCCGGTCCTTCATGATTGGCGACAAGGAAGCCGACATCGAGGCTGGGGAACGGGCGGGATGTACTTCCCTGCTGGTGTTGACCGGCTATGGCAGGGCCACCGCCGCAAAGATATCTCCCGGCCGGGCCCGGCAGTTTTCCGACCTGGCGGCAGCGGCGGATTGGATTCTTGAAACCGGTTGCTCGTAG
- a CDS encoding YicC/YloC family endoribonuclease yields the protein MIKSMTGFGKGQASAGNVNLTVEVKSVNHRYGDITIKLPRSLMAAEGEIRKRVGERLKRGRIDVYVNLDQGASGGKVPVLDGTLAENYLRLFSRMQEEYGLQGGITLALLASQKDVISLQELDPDTEEVWASLDTALDLAVDAVEKMRRTEGEATGRDIVARLELLEDLLNGIEQRAPLIPREWQGKLKERLQKLENGFEIDPQRIAQEIALFADRCDISEEISRFKSHMEQFRALLTALEPVGRQLDFLVQELNREANTMGSKSNDVELTRHVVAVKAELEKIREQVQNVE from the coding sequence ATGATCAAAAGCATGACTGGGTTCGGCAAAGGGCAGGCTTCGGCCGGCAATGTCAACCTCACAGTGGAAGTGAAATCGGTCAATCACCGTTACGGGGATATCACCATCAAATTGCCCCGTTCTCTGATGGCGGCAGAAGGGGAGATCCGCAAGCGGGTGGGCGAGAGACTCAAGCGCGGGCGCATCGACGTCTATGTCAATTTGGACCAGGGCGCATCCGGCGGGAAAGTTCCCGTTCTCGACGGTACCCTGGCCGAAAATTATCTGCGTCTTTTTTCCCGTATGCAGGAGGAATATGGTCTTCAGGGCGGCATCACGCTTGCTTTGCTGGCCTCCCAAAAGGATGTGATCAGCCTGCAGGAGCTGGATCCCGACACGGAGGAGGTATGGGCAAGCCTCGACACGGCGCTCGACCTGGCTGTTGATGCCGTGGAAAAAATGCGTCGAACCGAGGGGGAAGCCACCGGTCGCGACATCGTTGCCCGGCTGGAGCTGCTGGAGGACCTGCTGAACGGTATCGAACAGCGGGCGCCCCTCATCCCCAGGGAATGGCAGGGGAAACTCAAGGAGCGGTTGCAGAAGCTGGAAAACGGATTTGAAATCGATCCCCAGCGTATTGCCCAGGAGATTGCCCTGTTTGCCGATCGATGCGACATCAGCGAAGAAATTTCCCGATTCAAAAGCCATATGGAGCAGTTTCGGGCACTGCTGACCGCTCTTGAACCGGTCGGCCGGCAGCTGGATTTTCTCGTGCAGGAACTGAACCGGGAAGCCAACACCATGGGCTCCAAATCGAATGACGTGGAATTGACCCGCCATGTGGTCGCCGTCAAGGCCGAACTGGAAAAGATCCGCGAGCAGGTGCAGAATGTTGAGTGA
- the gmk gene encoding guanylate kinase: MDEKWREIERRRTGILFVISAPSGAGKTSLCHEIIDIFPRIRHSVSYTTRPPRAGERNGVDYHFVAPDIFARMITEGAFVEWAEVHGNRYGTARETLDRSREAGYDVLLDIDCQGAAQLKKTCPEGVFIFILPPDFAELERRLRGRNTDASEAIEKRLQNARREIREMVWYDYLVINDDFDRASRELQAILTAEGCRTGLLKDKMLKIFGM; the protein is encoded by the coding sequence ATGGACGAAAAATGGCGAGAGATCGAGCGCCGTCGGACCGGCATTTTGTTTGTCATTTCCGCGCCCTCAGGGGCCGGAAAGACATCTCTATGTCATGAAATAATTGACATTTTCCCGCGGATTCGGCACTCTGTTTCCTACACCACCCGGCCGCCAAGAGCCGGGGAGCGAAACGGGGTCGATTATCATTTTGTCGCCCCCGATATTTTTGCCCGGATGATTACCGAAGGCGCCTTTGTCGAATGGGCCGAAGTGCACGGCAATCGCTACGGTACGGCACGGGAAACCCTGGACCGGTCCCGGGAAGCCGGGTACGACGTGCTGCTGGATATCGACTGTCAGGGGGCGGCGCAGCTCAAGAAAACCTGCCCCGAGGGAGTGTTCATTTTTATCCTGCCTCCCGATTTTGCAGAGCTCGAACGGCGTCTGCGCGGGCGCAACACCGATGCCTCCGAGGCGATCGAAAAGCGGCTGCAGAACGCCAGGCGGGAAATCAGGGAAATGGTATGGTACGATTACCTGGTGATCAATGATGACTTCGACAGGGCCAGCCGGGAACTGCAGGCCATTCTCACCGCCGAGGGGTGCCGTACCGGGTTGCTGAAGGATAAGATGCTGAAGATTTTCGGCATGTAA
- the rpoZ gene encoding DNA-directed RNA polymerase subunit omega: MARITVEDCLQQIPNRFLLVMVASKRTKQLYKGAQPLIENRSNNKKIVHCLREIAAGKVDYEIPVRKK; encoded by the coding sequence ATGGCACGTATTACCGTAGAAGATTGTCTGCAGCAGATTCCCAATCGTTTTCTTCTGGTCATGGTCGCCTCCAAAAGGACCAAGCAGCTTTACAAGGGCGCCCAGCCGCTCATCGAAAACAGGTCCAACAACAAGAAGATCGTACATTGCCTGCGGGAAATCGCGGCAGGCAAGGTCGACTACGAAATACCGGTTCGCAAAAAGTGA
- a CDS encoding bifunctional (p)ppGpp synthetase/guanosine-3',5'-bis(diphosphate) 3'-pyrophosphohydrolase: MNKPDESSGFFDPFPTMHSSVRIDDIIQQVLAYNPGADVDALRKAYVFCAKVHGARTRRPGEPYLADALEIARILARLKTDVATIISGMLYDILEQELAPPEELKNRFGEDIGQLIEILTKLGKITFITSEEQQAENFRKMLLSMARDIRVVLVLLAVRLYNMRVLEYFPVGDQRRFAQETLEIYAPLANRLGISWIKCELEDLAFRYVLPEIFFELKEKVAQNEQERAGYVEEVRELIGEKLRRHQIRGQCYGRYKHLYSIYGKMERQGIEFEQVYDIIAFRVIVETIQDCYAVLGIIHEAWKPIPGRFKDYIAMPKANMYQSLHTTVVGPYGERMEVQIRTEEMHRVAEEGIAAHWKYKEGKAAAAVGSEGERQLGWLRQMLEAQQDMSDSKDFSGPLEVDLFSDEVYVFTPKGEVKAFPRGATTIDFAYSVHSQVGNRCVGARINGKLVPLKTEMKNGDIIEVITSPHQTPSKDWLKFVKTSRAAGRIRQWIKTEQRERNIELGRELLEKRLRKYGCSLKKVQTGKEMAAAMAELGYHTADDLLAAIGYGKLSLGQVVSRVVPAEKLKPAQEEKAPAAQVSEKTAKKPSSTIKIQGIDDVLVRFGKCCNPLPGDPIVGFITRGRGITVHNADCPAVAKTDPDRQVEVEWDLKKKTSHPAKIRVSSKDQKGILANISSAVSNCEANIVSAQVSTSGDGRAVIIFSVDVADLEQLNRVINSVHQVKGVFKVERMRH; this comes from the coding sequence ATGAATAAACCGGATGAAAGCTCCGGGTTTTTTGACCCTTTTCCCACCATGCATTCTTCAGTACGCATAGACGATATCATTCAGCAGGTGCTCGCCTACAATCCCGGTGCGGATGTGGATGCCCTGCGCAAGGCCTATGTCTTCTGCGCCAAGGTTCATGGCGCCCGAACCCGCCGCCCCGGCGAGCCCTATCTTGCCGATGCCCTGGAAATTGCCCGGATCCTTGCCCGTTTGAAAACAGACGTGGCCACCATCATCAGCGGCATGCTGTACGATATCCTGGAACAGGAGCTCGCCCCGCCGGAGGAGTTGAAAAACCGTTTCGGTGAGGACATCGGACAGTTGATCGAGATCCTGACCAAGCTGGGCAAGATTACCTTTATCACCAGCGAGGAACAGCAGGCCGAGAATTTCCGCAAGATGCTCCTGTCCATGGCCAGGGATATCCGGGTCGTGCTGGTGTTGCTGGCGGTGCGGCTCTACAACATGCGGGTTCTCGAGTATTTTCCGGTAGGCGACCAGCGCCGTTTCGCTCAGGAAACCCTGGAAATATATGCTCCACTCGCCAATCGCCTCGGTATCAGCTGGATCAAGTGCGAACTGGAGGATCTGGCCTTCCGCTACGTTCTGCCCGAAATTTTCTTCGAGCTGAAAGAGAAGGTTGCGCAGAATGAACAGGAACGGGCCGGATACGTCGAGGAGGTCAGGGAACTCATCGGTGAAAAGCTGCGCAGGCATCAGATTCGGGGGCAATGCTACGGGCGCTACAAGCATCTCTATTCCATCTATGGAAAGATGGAGCGCCAGGGCATCGAATTCGAACAGGTCTACGATATTATCGCTTTTCGTGTGATCGTCGAGACGATTCAGGACTGCTACGCGGTGCTGGGGATCATCCATGAAGCCTGGAAACCGATTCCGGGGCGTTTCAAGGATTACATCGCCATGCCCAAGGCCAATATGTACCAGTCGCTGCACACGACCGTGGTCGGACCTTACGGCGAGCGTATGGAAGTCCAGATCCGCACCGAGGAGATGCATCGGGTGGCGGAAGAAGGGATTGCCGCACACTGGAAGTACAAGGAGGGCAAGGCGGCCGCGGCCGTCGGCAGCGAGGGGGAACGGCAGCTCGGGTGGCTGCGCCAGATGCTCGAAGCCCAGCAGGACATGTCGGATTCAAAGGATTTTTCCGGACCGCTGGAGGTGGATCTCTTTTCCGACGAGGTCTACGTCTTCACCCCCAAGGGAGAGGTCAAGGCCTTCCCCCGCGGCGCGACCACCATCGATTTTGCCTACAGCGTGCACAGCCAGGTCGGCAACCGGTGCGTCGGAGCCCGGATCAACGGCAAGCTGGTGCCGCTGAAGACCGAAATGAAAAATGGGGATATCATTGAAGTCATCACCAGCCCCCATCAGACGCCGAGCAAGGATTGGCTGAAGTTTGTCAAAACCTCACGAGCGGCGGGGCGGATCCGGCAGTGGATCAAGACGGAACAGCGGGAAAGGAATATCGAACTCGGCCGGGAACTGCTGGAAAAGCGTCTGCGCAAATACGGGTGCAGTCTGAAAAAAGTGCAGACCGGCAAGGAGATGGCCGCCGCCATGGCCGAATTGGGATACCATACCGCCGACGACCTGCTGGCGGCCATCGGGTATGGCAAACTGTCCCTGGGGCAGGTGGTGAGCAGGGTGGTTCCCGCGGAAAAGCTCAAACCCGCGCAGGAGGAAAAGGCACCCGCTGCCCAGGTTTCCGAGAAAACCGCCAAAAAGCCCTCCAGCACCATCAAGATCCAGGGGATCGATGACGTTCTGGTGCGTTTCGGCAAATGCTGCAACCCCCTGCCCGGAGACCCGATCGTCGGTTTCATTACCCGTGGACGGGGCATTACCGTGCATAACGCCGATTGCCCAGCAGTGGCGAAGACCGATCCGGACCGGCAGGTCGAAGTGGAATGGGACCTGAAGAAGAAAACTTCCCATCCAGCCAAAATCCGGGTCTCTTCAAAAGACCAGAAGGGTATACTGGCCAATATCAGCAGCGCGGTATCCAACTGCGAGGCGAATATCGTCAGCGCCCAGGTCAGCACCTCGGGGGACGGGCGAGCCGTCATCATTTTTTCCGTCGATGTGGCCGACCTCGAGCAGTTGAATCGCGTCATCAACTCGGTGCATCAGGTCAAGGGGGTTTTCAAGGTCGAGCGGATGAGGCATTAG
- a CDS encoding RidA family protein → MEKIETDLAPAAIGPYSQAVRAGDLVFFSGQIPLDPQSGELVGDRIEEQTERVMQNIRAVLEEAGLDFSAVVKTTIYLTDLRHFAVVNAVYGRYFEAIPPARATVQVAALPRGALVEIEGIAWTGRGQE, encoded by the coding sequence ATGGAGAAAATCGAAACTGATCTGGCGCCTGCCGCGATAGGGCCCTATTCGCAGGCAGTCAGGGCTGGTGATCTGGTGTTTTTTTCCGGGCAGATTCCCCTCGATCCCCAAAGCGGGGAACTGGTGGGAGACAGGATCGAGGAACAGACCGAACGGGTGATGCAGAACATTCGCGCCGTTCTGGAAGAGGCCGGCCTCGATTTTTCGGCGGTGGTCAAAACGACCATCTACCTGACCGATCTGAGACATTTTGCCGTAGTCAATGCCGTATACGGCCGGTATTTCGAAGCTATCCCTCCGGCAAGGGCGACGGTCCAGGTCGCGGCACTGCCCAGAGGCGCACTGGTGGAGATCGAAGGAATTGCCTGGACAGGCAGGGGACAGGAGTAA
- the rpmB gene encoding 50S ribosomal protein L28 — protein MARVCEVCGKRPSAGNNVSHAQNKTRKVWYPNLQKVRAHYKGKVQSIKVCTRCLRSGAVTKAV, from the coding sequence ATGGCCAGAGTTTGTGAAGTATGTGGGAAAAGACCGTCGGCCGGCAACAACGTCAGCCATGCACAGAACAAGACCAGAAAAGTATGGTACCCGAACCTCCAGAAAGTGAGAGCCCATTACAAGGGCAAGGTTCAGTCCATCAAGGTCTGCACCCGCTGCCTGCGCTCGGGAGCGGTCACCAAAGCGGTTTGA
- a CDS encoding DUF523 domain-containing protein produces MPRPILVSACLLGLATRYDGGTKSNSRCLEFLRSNDLIPIPVCPEQLAGLPTPRLQSSFCTGTGSDVLDGTGSLLLADGREVTVPFVRGAEETLKVCRLTGCREALFKERSPSCGVRQVYLGERIVSGQGVTTALLLRHGVRILSEEDLQSRRQP; encoded by the coding sequence ATGCCCCGTCCCATCCTGGTCAGCGCCTGCCTGCTCGGTCTGGCGACACGTTACGACGGAGGGACGAAAAGCAATAGCCGATGCTTGGAGTTTCTCCGCAGCAACGATCTGATCCCCATTCCCGTTTGTCCTGAGCAACTGGCTGGATTGCCGACTCCCCGACTGCAAAGCTCTTTCTGCACGGGAACTGGTTCGGATGTCCTTGACGGCACGGGCTCCCTGCTCCTTGCCGACGGCAGGGAGGTCACGGTGCCTTTCGTCAGAGGCGCCGAGGAGACCTTGAAGGTCTGCCGCCTGACGGGATGCCGGGAAGCTTTGTTCAAGGAACGCAGCCCGTCCTGCGGCGTTCGTCAGGTCTATCTGGGGGAGCGGATCGTGTCCGGACAGGGGGTGACCACCGCCCTGCTCCTCCGTCATGGAGTAAGAATCCTCAGTGAAGAGGATCTGCAATCTCGACGGCAGCCATGA